Genomic DNA from Chloroflexota bacterium:
ATCGGTGGCAGGCCCATGGTCTATTCGCTCCGTGTATGACCGGTTGTTCGTCAACCCATTATCTACCCGTTCCTTTCGATTGCAGTAATTTGGGTAATGACAAGGGGGATGAGGGGGCATACTGGCGGCCGACTCCAAAATGAGAATTGCTGCTTCTGGCTGCGGGCCAATTCGCGGGCGCGGCCAGGTTTGGCTATAATCGGGCCACAGATTTTTCGCCATTCACGACCAGGAGCGATCGTATGCCATCTGATCATGCCGCCGAACTGCATCACGCGTCCATCGTCATCGACCTCTCCGTGCAGTACCTGACGCGGCGCACCGCGCGCAGCAACCAATCCGGCCTGACCGCCGTCGGCCTCACGATCCCGATGCCGGGCGACGACATGGCCGCCGCGCTGCCGCGCGTGAGCGAGTACTACGACATTATTCTGAGCGATCCGCAGTTCTGCATCGCCGACAGCCCGCAGGCGATCCGCGACGCCAAAGTACGCGGGCAACTGGCGCACATCATGCTGGCGCAGGACTCGCTCTTTATCGGCAACAACCTGAAGAACCTTCTGATCTGGAAGCAACTCGGCCTGCGCATCATGCAGTTGACCTACAATGAGCAGAACCTGGCCGGCAACGGCTGCCTGGAACGGCACGACGGCGGTCTCACCCAGTACGGGCGCATCTTGATTCGCGAGATGGAGCGCGCCGGCATCACGCTCGACCTGACGCATGTCGGCGAACGTTCGTTCATGGGTGCCTGCAAGGCGGCCTGCGCGCCGGTCGTCGCATCACACTCCAACCCGCGCAGCGTCGTGAACAACCCGCGCAACATTTCCGACGACCAGTTGAAAGCCGTGCGCGACACCGGCGGCATCGTCGGCGTGACCACCTGGGCGCCGCTTATCTGGAACGGCAAGCCCGGCATGCCGGTACTGGACGACTACGTGCGCTGCTTGGAATATGCGATCAACCTGATCGGCATCGACCATGTCAGCACCTCGACCGATTCGATGGGCACCATGGGCGCATATCCACGGCACGATCCAGACCCGGATGCGCTGCCGTACGGCAGCGTAACCGACGAGTTTGACCGCCTCGCCGCGCCGCCCGACAACAACAATCGCCAGCCGGCCGACTTCAACGGCATCGAGGACTACCCGAAGCTGACCGCCGCGCTCGTCAAGCGCGGTTACGCGGACGCCGACGTCAAAAAGATACTTGGCGAGAACGCCATGCGCGTCTTCGACGCAACGTGGAAACCCGGCCTGTTGCGCTAATGGCGCCTCCCGCTGTTTGACGCCTGCCGGTTTACTCGTACAATAGGCACACTGCGAAGCCTGTTGAAATCAAAGGGGGTGATTGCCGCCAGACGTCGTCCAGTGCACAAAAGCCGATAGACCCGCGTTGCCGAACCGATCTACAACAGAAACGTTTACTAACAAGGGGAGAAGACACTGTGAACAAACGAATAATCGCGATTGCACTGCTGGTCGCGTTACTGACGGCGCTCTCTGCGTGCGGCGGCCCATCCACGCCCGCGCCGACGACCGCGCCCGCGGCAGCCACCAAAGCGCCGGCCGCCGCGGCGACTACGGCCCCGGCCGTAGCCACTACCGCGCCCAAGGCGACGGTCACGCGCGGCGGCACGCTGCGCGTCGGACTTGATTCCGACCTGACCACGATGGACCCGCACCTGTCGACCGCCGCCGTCGACCGCCAGGTCTATCAATCCATGTACAACCCGCTCGTCCGGCTCGACAAAGACTTGACGCTCAAACCCGAGCTGGCCGAAAAGTGGGAGTTCACCGACTCGACCACCCTGGTATTCACTCTGCGCAAAGGCGTGAAGTTCCATGACGGCACCGACTTCAACGCCAAAGCCGTTAAGATCAATTTCGACCGGATGATGAATCCCGATACAAAGTCGCTGCGCGCGGCGGAGATCTCTTCGGTCAAGGAAGTCCAGATACCGGACGATTACACCGTAAAGTTGATCCTGAAAGCCCCGAACGCCGCTTTGCTGGCCGCATTGAGCGACCGCGCGGGCATGATCATCTCGCCCGCCGCCATTGAGAAGTACGGCAAGGATCTGGCGCGCAATCCGGTCGGTACCGGCCCGTTCCAGTTCGTGGAGTGGGTCAAGGACGACCACCTGACGGTGAAGAAGTTCGACGGCTACTGGGAAAAGGGCGCCGACGGCCAGTCACTGCCATACCTCGACCAGGTCACCTACAAACCGGTCACCGACGCCACCGTGCGTCTCACGAGCCTCAAGACCGGCACGCTCGACATGATCAACGCCATCGCGCCGAAGGACGTGGCGGGCATGCGCGGCAGCAAGGACCCGCTGTTGGACCAGGTAACCGGTCTGGGTTATCAGGCTCTGAACACCAACGACGCCAAAGCGCCATTCGACAAGGTCGAAGCGCGGCAAGCACTCAACTACGCCCTCGATCGCGATGCCATTGCCAACAACGTGCTGTTCGGCACCGTGACCGCCGGGCAAGGACCCATTCCGCCGTCGTCGTGGGCCTATGACGCCAGCGTGAACATCTACAAGCGCGACGTTGCGAAATCCAAGGAGTTGTTGCAGAAGGCGGGATTGACGCTGCCGGTGAAGTTCCCGTGCATGATCGTCAATTCACCCGAGGCGCAGTTGCTCGGCCAGGCGTTGAAGGAACAACTGGCCGAGGGCGGCTTCGACATGGATATCCAGTTGCTCGACTTCCCGACCGCGCTGGCCAAGCAGACGGCAAAGGACTACGTCTGCTTCCAGATCGGCTGGAGCGGCCGCCCCGATCCGGATGGCAACGTGTATTCGTTCCTGTACACGAACGCGCCGAGCAATAGCTACAATTACTCGAACAAGACGGTGGATGATCTGCTCGACAAGACGCGCACGACCTACGATCAGGCGCAGCGCAAGGGCTTCTATGCCGAAGCGCTGAAGACCGCCAACCAGGACGGCGCCGTCGCATACCTGTACTGGCCCTCGGACTTCAAGGCCTGGGGCGCCAAGGTCAACGGCTACCTGCACGTGCCCGACGGCATGATCCGCACTAAGGAGATGTGGCTGGCGAAGTAGGCCGCTGGCGATCACGATGGCCGGCCGCTGATCCAGCGGCCGGCCATCTCCTCTGATTGGTCTTTATGGGCAATTACATCTTGAAGCGCCTCCTGTCAATGGTGCCGACGATCGTGCTCGTAAGCATGATCGTCTTCTTCCTCGTGCGCTTGACGCCCGGCGACCCCGCCATCGCGATGCTCGGCGAGGAAGCAACGCCCGCGGCCGTCGCCGCGTTGCGCGCCGAATATGGCTGGGATCAGCCGATTCCGGTGCAGTACGCGATCTGGCTATCCAAGGTGGTGCAAGGCGACCTGGGGCGGCGCGTGCGCACCAACCAGCCGGTTAGCCAGGCCATCATCGAGCGCCTGCCGACCACAATCGAGTTGACGCTGTTTGCGCTTGTGATTTCGCTGAGCATCGCCATTCCAACCGGTATCATTTCAGCCACGCGCCGCAATTCCGCATCGGATTTGATCACGACGACTCTGGCGCTCATCGGCGTGTCCATGCCCTCATTTTTCCTCGCGATGCTCATGATATTCGTCCTGTCGCTCAACCTGCGTTGGCTGCCGCCGATGGGATTCACGCCGCTGGCCGAAAGTGTGACCGACAACCTGAAGGGCATGATCATGCCCGCCATCGCGCTCGGCGCCGGTGCGGCGGCGGTCGTCGCGCGCCTGACGCGCTCCAGCCTGCTCGAGGTGCTGACTCAGGAATACATTCGCACGGCGCGCGCCAAAGGATTGGCCGAGCGCGTTGTGATAACGGCCCATGCGCTCAAGAACGCCATGATCCCGGTCGTCACGATCGTTGGGCTGCAAGTCGGCGCCTTGCTCAGCGGCGCGGTCATCACCGAGACGATCTTCGTTCTGCCAGGCGTCGGCAAGCTCGCCGTGGACGCCATCTTCGCGCGCGATTTCCCGATGATTCAGGGCGTCGTGCTATTCCTGTCTCTGATCTTCCTGTTTAGCAATCTGCTGGTCGACGTGCTGTACGCGTTCCTCGACCCGCGCATCCACTACGCGTAGGCCCGCGAGCGACCCGACATGACATCATCCACGGCAGCCCCCGACCTCAGCGCGACGCTGCAAAAGCCGTTCGTCGAGCGCGACTGGCGCGACTTTCTGTGGCGACTGATGCGCGCGCGCCTGGCCGGCGTCGGCTTCGTGATCGTGGTCACGCTGGTAGCCGTTTCGATTTTGGCCCCGCTGATCGCGCCCTACAGCCCCACCAGGCAGAAAGTCACGAACATGCTCAAGGCGCCGAGCGCCGAGAATTGGCTGGGCACCGACGAGTTGGGTCGAGACATTCTGAGCCGCGTGATGTACGGCGGCCAGGCGTCTCTGCAAGTCGGGTTGCTGGCCGTCGGTTTTGCGATGTTCATCGGCGTCGCGCTCGGGTTGGTGGCGGGCTACTGGAGCAACACGTGGCTCGAGCAGGTCATCATGCGCGCCATGGATGCGCTGCTCGCCTTTCCCGGTTTGCTGATTGCGCTGGCACTGGTCGCGGCGCTCGGCGCCAGTCTGCAGAACGTCATCATCGCGGTCGCGACGGTCAGCGTACCCGCGTACACGCGGCTGACTCGCGGCCAGGTACTGTCGGTTAAGGAACGCGACTTTGTCATTGCTGCGCACACGGTCGGCGCAAGGGATCGTCGCATTATCCTGCGGCACATCCTGCCCAACGTCACCGCGCCGTTGATCGTACAATCTTCGCTTGGCGTGGCCTTTGCGATCCTGACGGAGGCCGGCCTCTCGTTCCTCGGTCTGGGCGTGCAGCCGCCGACGCCGTCCTGGGGCTCGATGCTGAGCGCCGGGCGCGGTTTCCTGGACAGCGACCCGTGGCTCGTGGTCGGCCCCGGCACGGCGATCTTCCTGGCCGTGCTCGGCTTCAACTTCCTCGGCGACGGCATCCGCGACGTGCTCGACCCGCGCATGCGAAACTTATAGCCATGAGTGCCATCGGCGCCGACCTGTTTAAGGATATCATGCGCCACTGGGCGGCCGGCGTGACCGTTGTCACGACGCGGGTCGGGCTGGCCGTGCACGGCTGCACGGCCAACTCGTTTGCGTCGGTGTCGGCGACGCCGCCGCTGGTGTGCATCTCGCTGGCGAAATCATCGCACACGTACACGCTGATCTCGCAGTCGCGGATTTTCGCTGTCAACATACTTGGCGAGAGCCAGCAGGATCTGTCCATGCGTTTCGCCAGTTCCGCATTGTCCGCCCAGCAGCGCTTCGCCGACGAGCCGTACCACAACGAGGCGACTGGCGCGCCGGTCTTCGATCGCGCCATCGCCTATGCCGATTGCCGCATCCACGCCGAGTTCGACGTCGAGCTGAACTCGATCCTGGTCGGGCTGGTTGTGGCCGGGCGCGCGCACGCTGGCGAGCCGCCGCTCATCTACTCCGACCGGCGCTACTGGCGCATGCAGCCCTAGAAGCGCTGGCGCCGCCGGAAGAATGCAACAAAAACCGCGCAAAGTTAGCGCGGTTTTGCCGTTTCATTGCACGGCTGATACAATGAACCGTATTTTACTTGAGGAGTCAACATGTCCGCGCCCCAGACAACGACCGTTCGATGCCCGCAGTGCCGCCAGCCCATACAGGCCCAGATCTACTCCATCGTCGATGTCGGCCGCGAGCCGTCGCTTAAGTCCGCGCTGCTGCGCGGGCAGATCAATGCGCTGGCATGCCCCCAGTGCGGCTATCGCGGCGCGCTCGGCGCCCCCATGCTGTACCACGACCCGGCCAAACAACTGGCGCTCGTCTTCCTGCCGATGGAACTGGGGCTCAAGCGCGAGGAAGAGGAACGGCAGATCGGACGGCTCGCCAATGCGCTGATGGACAGCATGCCGGCCGAACAGCGCAAGATGTACATGCTCAACCCCAAACGCTTGCTGTCCTGGCAGAGCCTGAACGAGGAGATCCTGCAGGCGGATGGCATCACTAAAGAGATGCTTGACAGGCAGGCCGCGCAGGTACGCCTGCTCGACAACATCCTGCGCACGGCAGCCAGCGAAGCGGGCTTTGACCGGCAGATCGAAGAGCACAAGGCGGAGATCGACCAGTCGTTCGTGGACTTCGTCGGCTCGCTGGCGCAGTCGAGCACCGCGGCCGGCGACCAGCAGAGCGCGGCGCAGTTGCTGCAAGTGGCGGTGCTCATCGCGCAAAAGACCGGTCTCAAGCCGCCCGTAGCCGCCGGCATGCTGTCGCTGGACGATCTCATCGAGGAGATGCTGGCAGTCCAGAACGACGACGAACTGCGCGCGATTGTTGCCTCCGTACGTTCGACGCTCGATTACAGCTTCTACCAGTCGCTGACGGACAAGATCGAAACGTCCGGCGACGGCGAGGCCGGGCAGCTCAAGGCGCTACGCACGAAACTGCTCCGGATCACCGACGAGATGGACAAAGAGACGGAGAAGGCGCTGGCGGAAGCCAGCCAGTTGCTTCAACAGGTGCTGCGCGCGCCCGACCCGCGAGCGCTGATCGCGCAGAATATCGACCGCATCGGCGACGCGTTCCTGATGGTCTTGCAAGCTAACGTTCAGCAGGCGACCCAGCAGAAGCAGGAGCAGGTCGCGCAGGTGCTGCAGGGCATCTACCGCGAGGTAGTGGCACAGTTGCAGGCGAAGATGCCGCCGTCCATGCGCTTCATCAACGAACTGCTGGGCGCGGACCCGGCCGAGCGCGGCGTAATGTTGCGCGCCCGCCGCGCCGAATTGACGCCCGAACTGCTCGGCGCGATGGAGCAGGTGGCCGAAGACCTGGTGGCGCAAGGCCGCGCCGAGGTCGCCACGGAAGTCGCCGTCCTGATCGACCAGGTGCAGGACATGCTGGAGCCATTTGAGACATCGTTGCCGCTCGACATGCAGTTTGTCGGCCCGCTGATCCGCGCAGACGCCGGCGAGCGCGCGGCCATGCTACGTGAACTCGCCAACCAACTGACGCCCGATCGCCTCGCACTGATGCAGGCGATGGCGGAAAGCTTGCAGGAGCAGGGACGGCTATACCTGTCCGCCGAGTTGCGTGTTGCCGTGGCGCAAGCC
This window encodes:
- a CDS encoding dipeptidase; translation: MPSDHAAELHHASIVIDLSVQYLTRRTARSNQSGLTAVGLTIPMPGDDMAAALPRVSEYYDIILSDPQFCIADSPQAIRDAKVRGQLAHIMLAQDSLFIGNNLKNLLIWKQLGLRIMQLTYNEQNLAGNGCLERHDGGLTQYGRILIREMERAGITLDLTHVGERSFMGACKAACAPVVASHSNPRSVVNNPRNISDDQLKAVRDTGGIVGVTTWAPLIWNGKPGMPVLDDYVRCLEYAINLIGIDHVSTSTDSMGTMGAYPRHDPDPDALPYGSVTDEFDRLAAPPDNNNRQPADFNGIEDYPKLTAALVKRGYADADVKKILGENAMRVFDATWKPGLLR
- a CDS encoding peptide ABC transporter substrate-binding protein, with protein sequence MNKRIIAIALLVALLTALSACGGPSTPAPTTAPAAATKAPAAAATTAPAVATTAPKATVTRGGTLRVGLDSDLTTMDPHLSTAAVDRQVYQSMYNPLVRLDKDLTLKPELAEKWEFTDSTTLVFTLRKGVKFHDGTDFNAKAVKINFDRMMNPDTKSLRAAEISSVKEVQIPDDYTVKLILKAPNAALLAALSDRAGMIISPAAIEKYGKDLARNPVGTGPFQFVEWVKDDHLTVKKFDGYWEKGADGQSLPYLDQVTYKPVTDATVRLTSLKTGTLDMINAIAPKDVAGMRGSKDPLLDQVTGLGYQALNTNDAKAPFDKVEARQALNYALDRDAIANNVLFGTVTAGQGPIPPSSWAYDASVNIYKRDVAKSKELLQKAGLTLPVKFPCMIVNSPEAQLLGQALKEQLAEGGFDMDIQLLDFPTALAKQTAKDYVCFQIGWSGRPDPDGNVYSFLYTNAPSNSYNYSNKTVDDLLDKTRTTYDQAQRKGFYAEALKTANQDGAVAYLYWPSDFKAWGAKVNGYLHVPDGMIRTKEMWLAK
- a CDS encoding ABC transporter permease — protein: MGNYILKRLLSMVPTIVLVSMIVFFLVRLTPGDPAIAMLGEEATPAAVAALRAEYGWDQPIPVQYAIWLSKVVQGDLGRRVRTNQPVSQAIIERLPTTIELTLFALVISLSIAIPTGIISATRRNSASDLITTTLALIGVSMPSFFLAMLMIFVLSLNLRWLPPMGFTPLAESVTDNLKGMIMPAIALGAGAAAVVARLTRSSLLEVLTQEYIRTARAKGLAERVVITAHALKNAMIPVVTIVGLQVGALLSGAVITETIFVLPGVGKLAVDAIFARDFPMIQGVVLFLSLIFLFSNLLVDVLYAFLDPRIHYA
- a CDS encoding ABC transporter permease, producing MTSSTAAPDLSATLQKPFVERDWRDFLWRLMRARLAGVGFVIVVTLVAVSILAPLIAPYSPTRQKVTNMLKAPSAENWLGTDELGRDILSRVMYGGQASLQVGLLAVGFAMFIGVALGLVAGYWSNTWLEQVIMRAMDALLAFPGLLIALALVAALGASLQNVIIAVATVSVPAYTRLTRGQVLSVKERDFVIAAHTVGARDRRIILRHILPNVTAPLIVQSSLGVAFAILTEAGLSFLGLGVQPPTPSWGSMLSAGRGFLDSDPWLVVGPGTAIFLAVLGFNFLGDGIRDVLDPRMRNL
- a CDS encoding flavin reductase family protein — its product is MSAIGADLFKDIMRHWAAGVTVVTTRVGLAVHGCTANSFASVSATPPLVCISLAKSSHTYTLISQSRIFAVNILGESQQDLSMRFASSALSAQQRFADEPYHNEATGAPVFDRAIAYADCRIHAEFDVELNSILVGLVVAGRAHAGEPPLIYSDRRYWRMQP